A stretch of Candidatus Dadabacteria bacterium DNA encodes these proteins:
- a CDS encoding tetratricopeptide repeat protein, with protein sequence MRRKILAVAISFCSIFMYGCVATEGDTDFLYSRQREIETTLKKTQKDIDWLKAEVKKEENILDLNEKAFELENKLLELEQMIAEMHAQNEERFKKIESKLSMKTIPAPQQTAPVPQTPPAAAPQTPSETPTAEPEAAPAETPTAEKVSRKNYDMGRKEFDNGNYGTARALLRDYLADDPRGDKASDAMFLIADSYFKEKLYEEAILEYQNIIETWPASPKIPLCQLNQGLALMEIGKPNEASLFFESLIEAFPESPEAAMAKKHIKSLSASEE encoded by the coding sequence ATGAGAAGAAAAATTCTTGCCGTAGCGATATCGTTCTGCTCCATATTTATGTACGGGTGCGTGGCGACGGAAGGGGACACGGACTTTCTTTACTCGAGGCAAAGGGAAATCGAGACAACCCTGAAAAAGACGCAGAAGGATATCGACTGGCTGAAAGCTGAAGTAAAGAAAGAAGAGAACATCCTTGATCTCAACGAAAAGGCTTTCGAACTTGAAAACAAGCTTCTGGAACTGGAACAGATGATAGCGGAAATGCACGCGCAGAATGAAGAACGCTTCAAGAAAATAGAAAGCAAACTGTCGATGAAAACAATTCCCGCACCTCAACAGACAGCCCCCGTACCACAGACGCCGCCCGCCGCTGCGCCCCAAACACCTTCTGAGACCCCGACAGCCGAACCTGAAGCTGCTCCGGCCGAAACCCCTACCGCGGAGAAAGTCTCAAGAAAGAACTACGATATGGGACGGAAGGAGTTTGACAACGGAAATTACGGAACCGCGAGAGCGCTGCTTAGAGACTATCTGGCCGACGACCCAAGGGGCGATAAGGCTTCAGACGCGATGTTTCTGATCGCCGATTCCTACTTCAAGGAAAAGCTTTACGAGGAAGCCATACTCGAATACCAGAACATAATCGAAACCTGGCCCGCCAGTCCCAAAATCCCTCTTTGCCAACTCAATCAGGGGCTCGCGCTTATGGAAATAGGGAAACCGAACGAGGCGAGTCTCTTTTTCGAATCGCTGATTGAAGCGTTCCCTGAGTCACCAGAAGCCGCCATGGCGAAAAAACACATAAAAAGCCTGTCGGCATCGGAAGAATAA